From Gallus gallus isolate bGalGal1 chromosome 14, bGalGal1.mat.broiler.GRCg7b, whole genome shotgun sequence, one genomic window encodes:
- the EMP2 gene encoding epithelial membrane protein 2, translated as MLILLAFIIIFHITSAALLFISTIDNAWWVGDNFSTDVWSACATNNSTCTPITVQFREYQSIQAVQACMVLSTIFCCVAFLVFILQLFRLKQGERFVLTSIIQLLSCLCVMIAASIYTDRHEELHKSIEYAIEVSKGQYGYSFVLAWIAFAFTLISGVMYLVLRKRK; from the exons ATGTTGATTCTTCTGGCTTTCATTATTATATTTCACATAACTTCAGCAGCGCTGTTGTTCATCTCAACTATTGACAAT gCCTGGTGGGTAGGAGATAACTTTTCTACAGATGTCTGGAGTGCATGTGCCACAAATAATAGCACCTGCACACCTATTACTGTTCAATTCAGAG aatATCAATCAATTCAGGCTGTTCAGGCCTGCATGGTCCTATCTACTATTTTCTGTTGTGTGGCATTTCTGGTTTTCATTCTTCAACTTTTCCGTCTAAAGCAAGGAGAAAGATTTGTGTTAACCTCTATTATCCAGCTCCTGTCAT gTCTGTGCGTTATGATTGCAGCTTCCATTTACACAGATAGGCATGAGGAACTGCACAAGAGCATTGAATATGCCATTGAAGTTTCTAAAGGCCAATATGGCTATTCCTTTGTCTTAGCCTGGATTGCATTCGCCTTTACTCTGATCAGTGGTGTTATGTACCTAGTATTAAGGAAACGTAAATAA